The genomic region CTCTCGCGCTTGACCATATCCAGATTGCGATCCCCAAGGGAGGCGAGGACCAGTGCCGCGCCTTTTGGGGAGAGTTGGTCGGCTTGTGCGAGATCCCCAAACCCAAAACTCTGCAGGCGCGTGGCGGGCTTTGGTATGCGCTGGCTGGAGCCGAGTTGCACCTTGGCGTCGAAGAGCCGTTTGCTCCAGCACTGAAAGCCCATCCTGGCTTTCGCACCACCGACATAGCCGCGCTTGCTGCGCGGCTTGAAACCGCAGGTCACGCGTTGACCTGGGACACCACAATAAAGGGGCGCGAACGGTTCTTTACCAAAGATCCGTTCGGCAACCGCCTAGAATTCCTGCAAGAAAACTAACCGGCTTCTTCTTTGAGAAAATACTCCCGCCGGAGGCTCCCAAACCCTCCACTGG from Parasedimentitalea psychrophila harbors:
- a CDS encoding VOC family protein, giving the protein MTLALDHIQIAIPKGGEDQCRAFWGELVGLCEIPKPKTLQARGGLWYALAGAELHLGVEEPFAPALKAHPGFRTTDIAALAARLETAGHALTWDTTIKGRERFFTKDPFGNRLEFLQEN